A portion of the Candidatus Krumholzibacteriota bacterium genome contains these proteins:
- a CDS encoding FHA domain-containing protein: MSRLQIPYDKVIINPTDFEPENFDSTMRQLLDKSSNVPVVVEIFNEYIQYLLFIRDGQFYWACTSGPDCFEGLSIRDFFSRLQRTQYPKVVAYETNILLYHSLLVFIQKKPDLKVSSSLVDLDDLLDRTEKEQSNSLITALQPNNFMMLRYKESKPVACYHGMVNRSKTPDKREEFLVKIYTLTTHAIFEINLFTDLVVTHSEDARRIPPEYQGSIVSFFMSQPPKLIVKLKDRPLKTYTFSGKQLTIGRLPDNDIVIDNLSVSRKHAVIHAWKSGYHIKDLGSKNHTYLNGQQVDSDELKNGDRITIGKYQIHFQIPAGDEVQGNNLDQTVIIPNFHSAPSRAISARSNDAAPGLPPKLFRRSDQEEYVLNTESTIIGKSSDSDIRLNGLFSPRVRAEINRCGSDYIIRKASGRRDISINGEKMNEKVLEEEDLIAIGAEEFVFKR; encoded by the coding sequence ATGTCGCGCTTACAGATACCTTATGACAAGGTCATAATCAATCCTACAGACTTCGAACCGGAAAATTTCGACTCGACGATGCGTCAGCTTCTTGACAAAAGCAGCAACGTGCCGGTCGTCGTTGAGATATTCAATGAATATATCCAGTACCTTCTCTTTATTCGTGACGGACAGTTTTACTGGGCCTGCACAAGCGGACCGGACTGTTTCGAGGGACTGAGCATAAGGGATTTCTTCTCACGCCTTCAGCGTACTCAATATCCCAAGGTCGTCGCTTATGAAACAAACATCCTTCTATATCATTCGCTCCTGGTCTTCATCCAGAAAAAACCTGACCTGAAAGTCAGTTCGAGTCTCGTCGATCTCGACGACCTGCTAGACAGGACCGAAAAGGAACAGTCCAATTCGCTTATTACAGCCCTCCAGCCTAACAATTTCATGATGCTCAGGTACAAGGAAAGTAAACCGGTAGCCTGTTACCACGGCATGGTGAACCGTTCCAAGACCCCCGATAAGCGCGAAGAGTTCCTCGTCAAGATCTATACGCTGACTACACACGCGATCTTCGAGATCAATCTGTTTACAGATCTCGTCGTGACTCATTCTGAAGACGCCAGACGTATTCCGCCTGAATACCAGGGTTCGATCGTCTCGTTTTTCATGAGCCAGCCTCCAAAACTCATTGTAAAACTGAAGGACAGGCCCCTGAAGACTTACACCTTCTCAGGCAAGCAACTGACGATCGGACGGCTACCCGATAACGATATCGTGATCGACAACCTGAGCGTCTCACGCAAACATGCCGTGATCCACGCGTGGAAATCGGGTTACCATATTAAAGATCTTGGAAGCAAGAACCACACTTATCTCAACGGTCAGCAGGTCGACAGTGATGAACTGAAGAACGGTGACCGGATCACCATCGGAAAATACCAGATACACTTCCAGATACCTGCAGGTGACGAGGTTCAGGGAAACAACCTCGATCAGACCGTGATCATACCGAATTTTCACTCCGCTCCCTCCCGCGCGATATCCGCCAGAAGTAACGACGCAGCGCCCGGACTTCCTCCAAAACTATTCAGGAGGTCCGACCAGGAAGAATACGTCCTGAATACGGAAAGCACAATAATAGGCAAAAGCAGCGATTCGGATATCAGGCTCAACGGATTGTTCTCTCCGAGAGTAAGGGCAGAGATCAACAGGTGCGGATCGGATTATATCATCCGCAAAGCGTCGGGTCGCAGGGATATATCGATAAATGGCGAGAAGATGAATGAAAAAGTACTCGAAGAAGAGGATCTGATCGCTATCGGCGCGGAAGAATTCGTGTTCAAACGGTAA
- a CDS encoding cold shock domain-containing protein, whose translation MAETGKIKWFNENKGYGFIMQESDGKDIFVHYSDIDGDGFRTLSEGESVEYELIEGPKGYHAKNVKKV comes from the coding sequence GTGGCAGAGACAGGTAAGATCAAGTGGTTCAATGAGAACAAGGGTTATGGTTTTATAATGCAGGAATCGGACGGGAAAGACATTTTTGTTCATTATTCAGATATAGATGGAGACGGATTCAGGACACTCAGCGAAGGGGAATCGGTAGAATACGAATTGATCGAAGGGCCTAAGGGGTATCACGCGAAGAACGTGAAGAAGGTATAG
- a CDS encoding tetratricopeptide repeat protein, with translation MKICPLITQASILEGPDRELLVREADDHDLNTEVEETEREDSGDDIFMNPDSDQASLAEEESGSLQQEKSVRFLAKSFRGQVNCLGESCRFHDDEKNECRFEILLSGEKAEDQRYEEIESIRSEIERSWDFQKQSTSDILSMFRQMEEKTDLMRDDLSGSINEKLAQIKSMISEVNEENKIIIESIADTLAEKTGEIEDTLKSNEGSLASFKDEVSSWKENIDRNISTMEETLDENRRLVGEVTQNNTEILKVIENQKSTLDEEERRRHLAEARRLNNAGVMSYHNGQYEQALDLFKKAVEIDDSFTEAYNNLGLTYTETSQEEKATESFKKAIELNPELSATYNNLGYVFYRMGSFVEAIEMYNEAIGRSSDSSSAWTNLGNAYYKLDRTDEALDAWNKAIEIDPTNEKAKRNLKRFHAEVSESE, from the coding sequence ATGAAGATTTGCCCGCTTATCACACAGGCATCGATTCTCGAAGGTCCCGACAGGGAACTCCTTGTCAGGGAGGCTGATGACCACGATCTCAACACCGAAGTGGAAGAGACAGAACGGGAAGACTCCGGAGATGACATCTTCATGAATCCTGATTCCGACCAGGCCTCTCTGGCAGAGGAGGAATCCGGATCGCTTCAGCAGGAAAAATCTGTCCGCTTCCTCGCCAAGTCATTCAGAGGACAAGTGAACTGCCTCGGCGAAAGCTGTAGATTCCACGATGATGAAAAAAATGAATGCAGGTTCGAGATATTGCTCAGCGGCGAAAAGGCCGAAGACCAGCGATACGAGGAGATCGAGTCAATCAGGAGCGAGATCGAAAGATCCTGGGATTTCCAGAAACAGAGTACGTCGGATATTCTATCGATGTTCAGGCAGATGGAAGAAAAAACCGATCTGATGCGCGATGATCTGAGCGGATCGATCAATGAAAAGCTGGCACAGATAAAATCGATGATCTCTGAAGTCAACGAAGAAAACAAGATCATCATAGAAAGCATCGCTGATACTCTCGCGGAAAAGACAGGTGAAATCGAAGATACTCTGAAATCGAACGAGGGCAGTCTTGCCAGTTTCAAAGATGAGGTCTCCAGCTGGAAAGAGAATATAGACAGAAATATAAGTACTATGGAGGAGACTCTCGATGAAAACAGGAGACTCGTCGGTGAAGTGACGCAGAACAATACGGAGATCCTCAAAGTGATCGAAAACCAGAAAAGTACCCTCGACGAAGAGGAAAGAAGGCGCCATCTCGCAGAAGCCCGGAGGCTTAACAACGCCGGGGTCATGAGTTATCACAACGGACAGTATGAACAGGCTCTCGACCTTTTCAAAAAAGCCGTCGAGATCGACGACTCTTTCACCGAGGCTTACAACAACCTCGGACTTACCTATACCGAGACGAGCCAGGAAGAAAAAGCGACTGAAAGCTTCAAGAAAGCGATCGAGCTCAATCCGGAACTCAGTGCGACGTATAATAATCTCGGATACGTCTTCTACAGGATGGGGTCATTTGTGGAAGCTATAGAGATGTACAACGAGGCTATTGGAAGAAGCAGCGACAGCAGCTCGGCATGGACAAACCTTGGCAACGCCTACTACAAGCTCGACAGGACTGATGAAGCTCTGGACGCATGGAACAAGGCGATAGAGATAGATCCTACCAATGAAAAAGCGAAACGGAATCTCAAGCGTTTTCACGCTGAAGTGTCCGAATCGGAATAG